A single Amia ocellicauda isolate fAmiCal2 chromosome 9, fAmiCal2.hap1, whole genome shotgun sequence DNA region contains:
- the rassf2a gene encoding ras association domain-containing protein 2a, producing the protein MDVGPNCVQIGENRFISKTALLSNLKTYNLYYEGQTLQLRHREEEDELIVEGLLNISWGLRRPIRLQMQDDNERIKPPPSSTSWHSGCTLDAQRKEGPQLAPPAIEVTEADAQSEESSVVNEEGETEECSPQLLRTKSDAGVWRRGGARRTPSDQRRIRRHRFSINGHYYNHKTSVFTPAFGSVTNVRINSTMTTPQVLKLLLNKFKIENSADEFSLYLVHTSGERQKLKRSDRPLVVRVLQGPCEQVSKIFLMEQDLGEEVTYDVAQYIKFEMPVLQSFIMKLQEEEDREVQKLRTKYTALRSVIERQLQCVTEGPTCM; encoded by the exons ATGGATGTGGGGCCAAACTGTGTGCAGATCGGAGAGAACAGGTTCATCAGCAA GACTGCGCTGCTGTCTAACCTCAAGACCTATAACCTGTACTACGAGGGTCAGACGCTGCagctgagacacagagag GAGGAGGATGAGCTGATAGTGGAGGGCCTGTTGAATATCTCCTGGGGGCTGCGCCGGCCAATCAGGCTTCAGATGCAGGATGACAACGAGCGAATCAAACCCCCTCCCTCCTCCACATCCTGGCACTCGGGCTGCACCCTGGATGCACAGAG gAAAGAGGGCCCTCAGCTGGCCCCGCCTGCTATCGAGGTCACAGAGGCCGATGCCCAATCAGAGGAGAGCAGCGTGGTGAACgaggagggagagacag AAGAGTGCTCCCCCCAGCTGCTGCGGACCAAGAGTGACGCGGGGGTATGGCGGCGGGGGGGCGCGAGGAGGACCCCCAGCGACCAGCGCAGGATCAGACGCCACCGCTTCTCCATCAACGGACATTACTACAACCACAAG acGTCCGTATTCACTCCAGCTTTTGGCTCCGTCACCAACGTCCGCATCAACAGCACCATGACGACGCCGCAAGTCCTCAAACTGCTGCTCAACAAGTTCAAG ATTGAGAATTCTGCAGACGAGTTTTCTCTCTACCTTGTGCACACCAGTGGTG AGCGTCAGAAGCTGAAGCGCTCAGACCGCCCCCTGGTGGTGAGGGTGCTGCAGGGCCCCTGTGAGCAGGTCAGCAAGATCTTCCTGATGGAGCAGGACCTGGGGGAGGAGGTCACCTACGAT gtGGCTCAGTATATTAAGTTTGAGATGCCAGTGCTGCAGAGCTTCATCATGAAGttacaggaggaggaggatcgaGAAGTGCAGAAACTGAGGACCAA gTACACAGCTCTGCGCTCAGTGATAGAGAGACAGCTGCAGTGTGTGACGGAGGGGCCGACCTGCATGtga